The proteins below come from a single Oxyura jamaicensis isolate SHBP4307 breed ruddy duck chromosome 1, BPBGC_Ojam_1.0, whole genome shotgun sequence genomic window:
- the LOC118169586 gene encoding olfactory receptor 52I2-like yields the protein MASDPFIYPNGSSSSFILVGVPTLEAFPICLGILFCSAYIIALVGNGVVLLVIGLDKSLRDPMHCFLGMLAVIDVVMVTSIIPKMLSIFWLNSTAIGYVACFVQMFLVHSATSEESGVLLAMAFDRYIAICHPLRYQRILNRQTIARIGLAVVVRALLFIVPLAGMVTKLPYCRSLVVPHSYCEHMAVVKLACADPRPIRFYCVSMSSLIVGMDMAFIAVSYGKILKVVVEKKSCWKAFRTCGCHICAMMLYYIPGMVSIYAQQFGSSISVQAQVLLADLYLILPAMLNPVIYSMRTKQIHQALLKMLFSRKVHA from the coding sequence ATGGCTTCTGATCCCTTCATCTACCCCAACGGCAGCTCCTCCTCTTTCATCCTTGTGGGTGTCCCCACCCTGGAAGCTTTCCCCATCTGCCTGGGCATCCTTTTCTGCTCAGCATATATCATCGCTTTGGTAGGAAATGGTGTAGTTTTGCTTGTCATTGGGCTGGACAAGTCCCTGCGTGACCCCATGCATTGCTTCTTGGGCATGCTGGCAGTCATTGATGTGGTGATGGTGACATCCATCATCCCAAAGATGCTGAGCATATTCTGGCTGAATTCTACTGCGATTGGTTATGTGGCCTGTTTTGTTCAGATGTTCCTTGTTCACTCCGCAACATCAGAGGAGTCCGGAGTGCTCCTGGCCATGGCTTTTGACCGCTACATTGCAATTTGTCACCCTCTCAGGTACCAAAGGATCTTGAATCGCCAAACAATTGCCCGAATAGGCCTGGCTGTCGTGGTGAGAGCTCTCCTTTTCATAGTCCCATTGGCAGGGATGGTGACAAAGCTCCCCTATTGCCGTTCCCTTGTGGTTCCCCATTCGTATTGCGAGCACATGGCCGTGGTGAAGCTTGCATGTGCAGACCCCAGACCTATTAGATTTTACTGTGTGTCTATGTCCTCTCTTATAGTAGGGATGGACATGGCATTCATTGCTGTGTCTTATGGGAAGATCCTTAAAGTCGTCGTGGAGAAGAAATCGTGCTGGAAGGCCTTCCGCACCTGCGGATGTCATATCTGTGCGATGATGCTGTATTACATCCCTGGGATGGTCTCCATATACGCACAGCAATTTGGCAGCAGTATATCTGTGCAAGCACAAGTTCTGCTAGCCGATCTCTACCTCATCCTCCCTGCCATGCTGAACCCCGTCATTTACAGCATGAGGACCAAGCAGATCCATCAGGCACTgctcaaaatgttattttccaggAAGGTTCATGCATGA
- the LOC118169564 gene encoding olfactory receptor 52K2-like, with amino-acid sequence MSSPNQTNTSSLPFLLMGIPGLEDLHIWFSIPFCFMYIMILLGNTTILLAVRVDKSLHEPMYYFISMLAVIDLIFSTAVVPKLLGIFWLGSREIVFEACFVQMFFIHTFTAVESGVLLAMSFDRYIAICNPLRYSTILTSSRTTQIGLLSLSRGAAVMTPLMCLLTSLPYCKSRVIPHSYCEHMAVVRLACADPSVSDLYSVIVATLLVGTDSVFITVSYGMILRSVLRLPSQEARLKALSTCGSHICIILLFYIGGLLSMYLQMFSFGLAPHIQVLVADFYLTVPPMLNPFIYGIKMKQIRGGIFRLLENVAGLMFLHAYKGRRDAQRAKRSPETDLSYPRLGVMPGAMNARGVRAMNAPETPIFLQSLQREPRPNA; translated from the coding sequence ATGTCAAGCCCCAACCAAACCAACACCAgttctttgccttttctcctgaTGGGCATCCCTGGCCTGGAAGATCTCCACATATGGTTTTCCATCCCATTCTGCTTTATGTACATCATGATCCTGCTGGGAAATACCACGATCCTTCTTGCTGTGAGGGTGGACAAAAGTCTCCATGAGCCTATGtactattttatttccatgttgGCTGTCATTGACCTCATCTTCTCAACGGCTGTAGTTCCCAAACTGCTGGGTATATTCTGGTTGGGTTCAAGAGAGATTGTTTTTGAGGCCTGCTTCGTCCAGATGTTCTTCATCCACACGTTCACCGCAGTGGAGTCAGGGGTGCTCCTGGCAATGTCCTTTGACCGGTACATAGCCATCTGCAACCCCCTGAGATACTCCACCATCCTAACGAGCTCAAGGACCACCCAGATAGGACTGCTGTCTCTGTCCAGGGGAGCTGCTGTCATGACACCTTTGATGTGCCTCCTCACCAGCTTGCCCTACTGCAAATCCCGAGTCATCCCTCACTCCTACTGCGAGCACATGGCCGTGGTGAGGCTGGCCTGTGCTGACCCATCCGTCAGTGACCTCTACAGCGTCATCGTGGCAACGCTGTTGGTCGGGACAGACTCTGTCTTCATCACTGTCTCCTACGGCATGATCCTCAGGTCTGTGTTGAGGCTGCCATCCCAAGAGGCACGTCTCAAGGCCCTCAGCACCTGCGGGTCCCACATTTGCATCATCCTCCTGTTTTACATAGGCGGCCTCCTCTCTATGTACCTGCAGATGTTCTCTTTTGGCTTGGCACCTCACATCCAAGTCCTGGTGGCTGATTTCTATTTGACAGTCCCTCCCATGCTCAACCCGTTCATTTATGGCATAAAGATGAAGCAGATCCGGGGAGGGATTTTCAGACTGCTGGAGAACGTGGCGGGACTCATGTTCTTGCATGCTTATAAAGGCAGGCGAGATGCTCAGAGAGCAAAGCGCTCCCCAGAAACTGATTTATCTTACCCTAGACTAGGTGTGATGCCAGGTGCAATGAATGCCCGTGGTGTTAGGGCAATGAATGCCCCAGAAACGCCCATCTTTCTCCAGTCTCTGCAAAGGGAACCTAGACCAAATGCCTAA